In the genome of Rhizobium rhizogenes, one region contains:
- a CDS encoding beta-galactosidase, protein MPRNDIQFPTGAVYFRKSNPPQEHWERDYGVAREDGMNIFRHWFMWSAIEVAPGVYDWEEYDRQLDLAAQNGIKTIIAEMVQSMPDWALRKYPQAVQLTAEGRKMTLNMGVSTATGGFGKNGGGTLTLNCPEVREAAGNFLTALAERYRDHPAIYGYDIWNECNYAEDVDYSDYSKAAFRNWLKDKYGSLKALAKAWYRYSYAEWDDIQPPVQMAAYPECLDWLRFKRDNFYEQMQWRIDTIRAVDKTNLIAAHGISGSIPYMAKHGCDDWLAASKVELYGFTWIQARKGTEPWKTWYGVDINRGAARGKPFWHAERQGGPLWLQPQVIGRDKEDGRVAEPEDIRIWSMTSFAGGARGILNLRWRPLLDGPLFGAFGAYDMDGSRTPRSEMQSLMAKWANDPAQADLWAARPIRGEIGILLIPETQDWDYLLNFDRDEKPYRDAMWGAFRGFLDNSVQPDWVHIDDIDAYDILYFPYPIMFTAEQAARIKAWVEKGGTLIAEACPGYFGDRGHVGQVQPNMGLDTLFGVRQADVEFMPDIGDRIKFRFGDMAVDGGGYLQSYALNGGNGRGDFSDGRLAVVENSFGRGRTLLIGTNPSVAYHQTDGKANGRFFAELLKWSGATPHVTLSNRAVFARVHKGESGCFLWLVNPSRTPQTIEVSIAEGLGGLAAGPAIWPIGHVQDSGTSVVVPARDVLILKLA, encoded by the coding sequence ATGCCCAGAAACGATATTCAGTTCCCAACCGGAGCCGTTTACTTCAGAAAATCCAATCCACCGCAGGAGCACTGGGAGCGGGACTATGGCGTCGCCCGCGAAGACGGCATGAATATCTTCCGCCACTGGTTCATGTGGAGCGCGATCGAGGTGGCACCCGGCGTCTATGACTGGGAGGAATATGACCGCCAGCTCGACCTTGCCGCCCAAAACGGCATAAAGACGATTATCGCCGAGATGGTGCAATCAATGCCCGACTGGGCGCTGCGCAAATATCCGCAGGCCGTGCAATTAACCGCGGAAGGTCGCAAGATGACACTCAACATGGGTGTGTCCACGGCCACGGGCGGTTTCGGCAAGAATGGCGGCGGCACGCTGACGCTGAATTGCCCTGAGGTGCGCGAGGCCGCCGGTAACTTCCTGACGGCACTCGCCGAACGCTACAGGGATCATCCAGCCATTTACGGCTACGATATCTGGAACGAATGCAATTATGCCGAGGACGTGGATTACAGCGACTATTCCAAGGCCGCTTTCCGCAACTGGCTGAAAGACAAGTATGGAAGTCTGAAGGCTTTGGCCAAGGCATGGTACCGCTACAGCTACGCCGAATGGGACGATATCCAGCCGCCAGTGCAGATGGCCGCCTACCCGGAATGCCTCGACTGGTTGCGCTTCAAGCGTGATAATTTTTACGAACAGATGCAGTGGCGCATCGACACGATCCGCGCCGTGGACAAGACCAATCTCATTGCCGCGCACGGCATTTCCGGCTCGATTCCCTATATGGCCAAGCATGGCTGCGATGACTGGCTGGCAGCATCAAAGGTCGAGCTTTACGGCTTCACCTGGATTCAGGCACGCAAAGGGACCGAACCCTGGAAGACCTGGTACGGAGTGGATATCAATCGCGGCGCTGCGCGCGGCAAGCCCTTCTGGCACGCCGAACGCCAGGGCGGACCATTATGGTTGCAGCCACAGGTAATCGGCCGCGACAAGGAGGATGGCCGCGTCGCAGAGCCGGAGGATATCCGCATCTGGAGCATGACATCGTTTGCCGGCGGCGCACGCGGTATTCTCAATCTGCGCTGGAGACCGCTGCTCGATGGCCCGCTTTTCGGCGCCTTCGGTGCCTATGACATGGACGGCTCGCGCACGCCCCGTTCCGAGATGCAGAGCCTGATGGCCAAATGGGCGAACGATCCGGCACAGGCCGATCTATGGGCCGCCAGGCCGATACGCGGAGAGATCGGCATCCTGCTCATCCCCGAAACACAGGACTGGGACTATCTTCTTAATTTCGATCGCGACGAGAAACCTTATCGCGACGCGATGTGGGGAGCCTTCCGTGGCTTCCTCGACAACAGTGTCCAGCCGGACTGGGTGCATATTGATGACATAGATGCCTATGACATCCTGTACTTCCCTTATCCAATCATGTTCACCGCGGAGCAGGCGGCACGCATCAAGGCCTGGGTGGAAAAAGGCGGCACACTCATTGCCGAGGCCTGCCCCGGTTATTTTGGCGATCGCGGCCATGTTGGACAGGTGCAGCCGAATATGGGGCTGGATACGCTTTTCGGCGTTCGTCAGGCCGACGTCGAATTCATGCCCGATATCGGCGACCGCATCAAGTTCAGGTTCGGCGACATGGCGGTGGATGGTGGCGGCTATCTGCAATCCTACGCCCTGAATGGCGGCAACGGCCGCGGCGACTTTTCGGACGGACGTCTGGCCGTGGTGGAAAACAGCTTCGGCAGGGGCCGCACCCTCCTGATAGGCACCAACCCCTCCGTTGCCTATCATCAGACCGATGGCAAGGCGAATGGCAGGTTCTTTGCCGAACTCCTGAAATGGAGCGGGGCCACGCCGCATGTAACCCTCTCGAACAGGGCGGTGTTCGCCCGCGTACACAAGGGTGAAAGCGGCTGCTTCCTGTGGCTAGTCAACCCTTCACGCACACCACAGACCATCGAGGTGTCGATTGCCGAGGGACTTGGCGGACTTGCGGCAGGACCGGCGATCTGGCCCATCGGCCATGTTCAAGACAGCGGCACGAGCGTCGTCGTTCCGGCCCGCGATGTGCTGATCCTCAAGCTTGCATAA
- a CDS encoding 2-hydroxy-3-oxopropionate reductase, giving the protein MNIGFIGLGVMGRPMAENLIDAGHALVLNRIKPLSQHLLDKGGKAADTPRAVAQSADIVILMLPDTPDVEAVLFGKDGVAEGLSKGKLVIDMSSISPVATKDFAARIEALRCDYLDAPVSGGEVGARSASLTIMIGGRQAAFDRARPLFEAMGKNITLVGGVGDGQTAKVANQIIVGLTIEAVSEALLFAKRAGADPAKVRSALMGGFAASRVLEVHGERMVRETFDPGFRMRLHRKDMTLAVDAARALDLALPNTAMVQQLMNAAIAGGDGDQDHSALIRTLERIAGGGRM; this is encoded by the coding sequence ATGAATATCGGATTTATCGGGCTTGGCGTCATGGGACGCCCGATGGCGGAAAACCTCATCGATGCCGGACACGCGCTCGTTCTCAACCGCATCAAACCGCTCTCACAACATCTCCTGGACAAGGGTGGCAAGGCCGCGGACACCCCGCGGGCGGTGGCGCAGTCCGCCGACATCGTCATCCTCATGCTGCCCGACACGCCGGATGTCGAAGCGGTGCTGTTCGGCAAGGATGGCGTTGCCGAAGGCCTGTCGAAAGGCAAGCTGGTTATCGACATGAGCTCGATCTCACCGGTTGCCACCAAGGATTTCGCTGCCCGTATCGAGGCGCTCAGATGCGACTATCTCGATGCGCCCGTTTCAGGCGGTGAAGTCGGCGCCAGATCGGCCTCGCTGACGATCATGATCGGCGGCAGACAGGCCGCCTTCGATCGTGCCAGGCCCCTGTTCGAGGCGATGGGCAAGAACATTACGCTCGTCGGCGGCGTGGGCGACGGGCAGACCGCCAAGGTCGCCAATCAGATCATTGTCGGATTGACCATAGAGGCCGTCTCCGAAGCCCTGCTCTTTGCCAAACGCGCCGGAGCAGACCCGGCCAAAGTGCGGTCAGCACTGATGGGCGGTTTCGCCGCGTCGCGGGTTCTTGAGGTGCATGGCGAGCGCATGGTCAGGGAAACCTTCGATCCGGGCTTCCGCATGAGGCTGCATCGAAAGGACATGACGCTTGCCGTTGACGCCGCAAGGGCGCTTGATCTGGCACTGCCGAATACGGCGATGGTACAGCAGTTGATGAACGCCGCGATTGCCGGCGGCGATGGGGACCAGGACCATTCCGCCCTGATCCGCACGCTTGAACGGATTGCAGGGGGCGGACGAATGTAA
- a CDS encoding NUDIX domain-containing protein encodes MITSRVVPQAAAICLAIREGNDPQVMLVRSRRTGLWGLPKGEIEPGEPSRKAAEREAFEEAGVIGVAESSPVGHFDYTKHGNIDQYRLAVHVLVQDRVVDQYPEQGVRERKLFPITDAIEVLKLSETSHMCAEVLECLRVVIPFDA; translated from the coding sequence TTGATCACCAGTAGAGTAGTTCCCCAGGCGGCTGCCATTTGCTTGGCCATCCGCGAGGGCAATGACCCTCAGGTGATGCTTGTGCGTAGCAGGCGGACAGGTCTGTGGGGGCTTCCGAAGGGCGAGATAGAGCCGGGAGAACCAAGCCGGAAGGCTGCGGAACGTGAGGCTTTTGAAGAGGCCGGAGTCATCGGTGTCGCGGAATCGTCACCCGTCGGACACTTCGATTATACAAAACACGGTAACATCGATCAGTACCGACTGGCGGTTCACGTTCTTGTGCAAGATCGGGTCGTTGACCAATACCCTGAGCAAGGGGTACGGGAACGGAAACTATTTCCAATCACGGATGCGATTGAGGTTTTGAAGCTTTCGGAAACCAGCCATATGTGCGCCGAAGTGCTGGAATGCCTTCGGGTCGTGATCCCTTTTGATGCCTAG
- the otnI gene encoding 2-oxo-tetronate isomerase has translation MPRFSANLSFLYQDLPFLERFAAAARDGFSAVEYLGPYSDPKERVSAALSESGLQQALFNVPSGDWAGGERGIACLPDRIDEFREGVGLALDYAAALQCPQVNVIAGLVPAGVDTGTLEAVLVDNLKYAAARCAEAGVRLLIEPINLRDMPGFFLSTTDHAERILGKVGSDNLFIQYDFYHMQIMQGDLIPTFLRLREKIAHVQIADNPGRNEPGTGEIAYGFIFSELDRLGYDGWVGCEYRPRAGTSEGLGWMKSLQK, from the coding sequence ATGCCAAGATTTTCAGCCAACCTGTCCTTTCTCTATCAGGACCTGCCATTCCTGGAGCGCTTTGCCGCCGCTGCCAGGGACGGCTTCAGCGCCGTCGAATATCTGGGCCCTTATTCCGACCCGAAGGAAAGGGTATCGGCCGCACTTTCCGAAAGCGGATTACAGCAGGCCTTGTTCAATGTGCCGTCCGGCGACTGGGCTGGAGGCGAGCGCGGGATCGCCTGCCTTCCGGACCGGATAGACGAGTTTCGTGAAGGTGTCGGCCTCGCTCTCGACTACGCCGCCGCGCTGCAATGCCCTCAGGTCAATGTCATTGCTGGCCTCGTGCCTGCGGGCGTCGATACGGGGACGCTGGAAGCCGTTTTGGTGGACAATCTGAAGTATGCCGCGGCGCGTTGCGCCGAAGCCGGCGTCAGGCTGCTGATCGAACCGATCAACCTGCGCGATATGCCCGGCTTCTTCCTGTCCACCACGGATCACGCCGAGCGCATCCTCGGCAAGGTCGGCTCAGACAATCTCTTTATCCAGTATGATTTCTACCACATGCAAATCATGCAGGGCGACCTGATACCAACCTTCCTGCGGCTTCGGGAGAAGATCGCCCATGTCCAGATCGCCGACAATCCCGGCAGAAACGAACCGGGCACCGGCGAGATCGCTTACGGCTTCATTTTCTCTGAACTCGATCGCCTTGGTTACGACGGCTGGGTGGGTTGCGAATACAGGCCAAGGGCCGGCACCAGCGAAGGCCTTGGCTGGATGAAATCATTGCAGAAGTGA